In one Mycobacteriales bacterium genomic region, the following are encoded:
- a CDS encoding BREX system ATP-binding domain-containing protein: MTVSSPDRIRLRRAVEALRSGVPSWDAVAALGSGQPEVEDRFSAMLNDVGSGRAGGGPLGLLLGGGFGAGKSHVLTHLGHLALDARFVVSTVVISKETPLHDPAKVVRAAVESAVAPGRLRGAVAEAAAALDPDTPAYAAFSRWLAAPGSAVDERFAASLLVHERLRGGEAPEGDETVDAVVRFWSGDPMRTSDLRRALKAVGAAGLYSFGSISARELARQRLRFLAGLFHAAGHAGWVVFFDEVELIGRYSLLQRGRSYAEIARWMGSDAADRTPLVGVLAMTDDFEAAVLAASGKDDRAALPARLRAKQTPEWDETATLAEAGMRHIERDLVALTPPDAAELDRAYATLKRLHGEAFGWSPPDVPGLERLGATRMRQYVRAWINEWDLVRLDPTYTPVTETVAIRSDYREDAAWEGD; this comes from the coding sequence ATGACCGTCTCGTCACCGGATCGCATCCGCCTACGCCGGGCGGTCGAGGCGCTGCGCTCGGGCGTGCCCAGCTGGGACGCCGTGGCCGCGCTCGGCTCCGGCCAGCCGGAGGTGGAGGATCGCTTCAGCGCGATGCTCAACGACGTCGGCAGCGGGCGGGCGGGCGGCGGGCCGCTGGGGCTGCTGCTCGGCGGCGGTTTCGGCGCAGGCAAGTCACACGTGCTCACCCACCTCGGCCACCTCGCGTTGGATGCCCGCTTCGTCGTGTCCACGGTCGTCATCAGCAAGGAAACACCGCTGCACGATCCGGCCAAAGTCGTCCGCGCCGCCGTCGAGTCCGCCGTCGCTCCCGGCCGGCTCCGGGGCGCCGTCGCGGAGGCAGCCGCGGCACTCGACCCGGACACCCCTGCCTACGCCGCATTCAGCCGCTGGCTCGCCGCGCCGGGCAGCGCGGTGGACGAGCGGTTCGCGGCTTCGCTCCTGGTGCACGAGCGGCTGCGCGGCGGGGAGGCCCCCGAGGGCGACGAGACCGTCGACGCCGTCGTCCGCTTCTGGTCGGGCGACCCCATGCGCACCTCTGACCTGCGCCGGGCGCTGAAGGCCGTCGGCGCAGCCGGGCTCTACTCCTTCGGCTCCATCTCCGCGCGCGAGCTCGCCCGCCAGCGGCTGCGTTTCCTCGCCGGGCTCTTCCACGCGGCCGGGCACGCCGGGTGGGTCGTGTTCTTCGACGAGGTCGAGCTCATCGGCCGCTACTCGCTGCTGCAACGCGGCCGGTCCTATGCCGAGATCGCTCGTTGGATGGGCAGTGATGCAGCCGACCGAACACCGCTGGTCGGCGTGCTCGCTATGACCGACGACTTCGAGGCCGCTGTGCTCGCAGCTTCCGGCAAGGACGACCGAGCCGCCCTGCCTGCACGGCTACGCGCCAAGCAAACCCCGGAGTGGGACGAGACGGCGACTCTCGCGGAGGCCGGCATGCGCCACATCGAGCGCGACCTGGTGGCGCTCACGCCGCCGGACGCAGCGGAGCTCGACCGCGCCTACGCCACGCTGAAGCGACTGCACGGCGAGGCTTTCGGCTGGTCGCCGCCGGACGTGCCCGGCCTGGAGCGACTCGGGGCGACCCGGATGCGCCAGTACGTCCGGGCCTGGATCAACGAGTGGGACCTGGTGCGCCTCGATCCGACGTACACGCCGGTCACCGAGACCGTCGCGATCCGCAGCGACTACCGGGAGGACGCGGCCTGGGAGGGCGACTGA